A region of Siniperca chuatsi isolate FFG_IHB_CAS linkage group LG23, ASM2008510v1, whole genome shotgun sequence DNA encodes the following proteins:
- the ints13 gene encoding integrator complex subunit 13 isoform X2, producing the protein MDQYTLQICKRKMFSVSHKTVFVVDHCPYMAESSRQQVECDVLTKSRAQGVIPLAPVSKSLWTCAVECSMEYCRILYDIYPRDKLVNYIVSDSEFHILNSWKQEDQSTHELMSALAAVGPPNPREDPECCSILHGLVSAVESLCKITELQHERRTTLMDTAERVANRGRIICLTNAKSDTHVRMLEDCIQETILEQNKLAAGSDRLMAIQQCDLVLVHIHPQGEDTLVSDRPKKEISPLLTSEVHSVRAGRHLATKLNILVQQHFDLASTTITNIPMKEEQHANTSANYDVELLHHKDAHLEFFKSGDLHMAGTSTRENGLKETITLKWCTPRTNSIELHYCTGAYRISPTDVNSRPSSCLTNFLLNGRSVLLEQPRKSGSKVISHMLSSHGGEIFLHVLNSNRSTLEDPPSISEGCGGRVTDYRITDFGEFMRENRLTPVSESSHDPSGKLPAERAKAQLERHTRYWPMIISQTTIFNMQAVVPLANLIVKESLSEEDVLTCQKTVYNLVDMERKNDPLPISTVGSRGKGPKRDEQYRIMWNELETLVKTHAGDTDRHQRVLDCIIACRSKPPEEEERKKRGRKREEREDRTEKNGSKETDDKSWQDSERLKGLLDKEDQESEVIKDSPDSPEPPNKKPRLSTEEVQPPERAKGPVSLLTMWTNRITVANSRKHQEFVGRVSSINNKFELYQQLKDENGMDVHENGKASR; encoded by the exons ATGG ATCAGTACACACTGCAGATTTGCAAAAGGAAGATGTTCTCAGTGTCTCACAAGACGGTCTTTGTGGTGGACCACTGTCCCTACATGGCAGAGTCAAGTCGTCAGCAGGTGGAGTGTGATGTGTTGACAAAGAGTCGAGCTCAAGGGGTTATTCCTTTGGCCCCTGTGTCCAAGTCCCTGTGGACCTGCGCTGTGGAGTGCTCCATGGAGTACTGTCGGATCCTCTACGATATTTATCCAAGGGACAAACTG gttaATTACATTGTGAGTGATTCAGAGTTCCACATCTTGAACAGTTGGAAGCAGGAAGACCAGAGCACTCATGAG CTCATGTCAGCTCTGGCAGCTGTTGGGCCACCTAACCCACGTGAGGACCCCGAGTGTTGCAGCATCCTGCATGGTCTGGTTTCTGCAGTGGAGTCGTTATGCAAGATCACAGAGCTGCAACACGAGAGACGCACCACTCTGATGGACACCGCTGAGAGAGTTGCCAATAGGGGTCGTATTATCTGCCTAACCAATGCTAAAAG CGATACTCATGTGCGCATGTTGGAAGACTGCATCCAGGAAACCATTTTAGAACAAAACAAGCTGGCAGCAGGCTCAGACAG GCTGATGGCCATCCAACAGTGTGACCTGGTTCTAGTTCACATCCACCCACAGGGGGAGGACACGCTGGTGTCTGATCGACCGAAGAAAGAG ATCTCCCCTCTGCTCACCAGCGAGGTTCACAGTGTTCGTGCAGGGCGGCACCTGGCCACCAAACTCAACATTCTGGTCCAGCAGCACTTTGACTTGGCCTCCACCACCATAACAAACATCCCCATGAAG GAAGAGCAGCATGCCAACACATCAGCCAATTACGATGTTGAGCTCCTGCATCACAAAGACGCTCACCTGGAGTTCTTTAAAAGCG GAGACTTGCATATGGCTGGCACCAGCACTCGAGAAAATGGACTTAAAGAGACGATTACACTGAAATGGTGCACTCCACGAACCAACAGCATAG AACTGCATTACTGTACAGGAGCCTATCGCATCTCCCCCACAGACGTAAACAGTCGCCCCTCGTCATGTTTGACAAACTTTCTCCTTAACG GTCGATCGGTGCTGCTGGAGCAGCCGAGGAAGTCAGGGTCAAAAGTCATCAGCCACATGCTCAGCAGCCACGGAGGCGAGATCTTCCTGCACGTGCTCAACAGCAACCGCTCTACACTTGAGGATCCGCCCTCCATCAGCGAGGGCTGTGGAGGCAGAGTGACAGACTACCGCATCACT gACTTTGGTGAATTTATGAGAGAGAACCGGCTCACTCCTGTTTCAGAATCTTCCCACGATCCCTCGGGGAAGCTGCCAGCTGAGAGGGCCAAAGCTCAGCTGGAACGTCACACTCGATACTGGCCGATGATCATCTCCCAGACCACCATTTTCAACATGCAGGCA GTGGTTCCTTTAGCTAACCTGATAGTGAAAGAGTCTTTGTCGGAGGAAGACGTTCTGACCTGCCAGAAGACGGTTTACAACCTGGTAGACATGGAGAGGAAGAACGACCCTCTCCCTATTTCCACTGTGGGATCCAGAGGCAAAGGCCCCAAGAG AGACGAACAGTATCGTATCATGTGGAACGAGCTGGAAACATTAGTGAAAACTCACGCCGGAGACACTGACAGACACCAGCGGGTACTGGACTGCATCATCGCCTGCCGCAGCAAACCccccgaggaggaggagaggaagaaaagagggaggaagagggaggagagggaagacagGACGGAGAAAAATGGCAGCAAGGAAACGGACGACAAAAGCTGGCAGGACTCGGAGAG ACTAAAGGGTTTGCTGGATAAAGAAGATCAGGAGTCAGAGGTGATCAAGGATTCCCCGGACTCTCCAGAGCCGCCCAACAAGAAGCCGCGCCTGTCCACAGAGGAGGTTCAGCCCCCAGAGAGAGCAAAAG GTCCCGTCTCGCTCCTCACCATGTGGACCAATCGCATCACTGTAGCCAATTCCAGGAAGCACCAAGAGTTTGTTGGAAGAGTGAGCTCCATCAACAACAAGTTTGAGTTGTACCAGCAGCTCAAAGACGAGAATGG GATGGATGTTCATGAAAACGGCAAGGCCTCCAGATGA
- the ints13 gene encoding integrator complex subunit 13 isoform X1 — protein MDQYTLQICKRKMFSVSHKTVFVVDHCPYMAESSRQQVECDVLTKSRAQGVIPLAPVSKSLWTCAVECSMEYCRILYDIYPRDKLVNYIVSDSEFHILNSWKQEDQSTHELMSALAAVGPPNPREDPECCSILHGLVSAVESLCKITELQHERRTTLMDTAERVANRGRIICLTNAKSDTHVRMLEDCIQETILEQNKLAAGSDRLMAIQQCDLVLVHIHPQGEDTLVSDRPKKEISPLLTSEVHSVRAGRHLATKLNILVQQHFDLASTTITNIPMKPTLNVCDQEEQHANTSANYDVELLHHKDAHLEFFKSGDLHMAGTSTRENGLKETITLKWCTPRTNSIELHYCTGAYRISPTDVNSRPSSCLTNFLLNGRSVLLEQPRKSGSKVISHMLSSHGGEIFLHVLNSNRSTLEDPPSISEGCGGRVTDYRITDFGEFMRENRLTPVSESSHDPSGKLPAERAKAQLERHTRYWPMIISQTTIFNMQAVVPLANLIVKESLSEEDVLTCQKTVYNLVDMERKNDPLPISTVGSRGKGPKRDEQYRIMWNELETLVKTHAGDTDRHQRVLDCIIACRSKPPEEEERKKRGRKREEREDRTEKNGSKETDDKSWQDSERLKGLLDKEDQESEVIKDSPDSPEPPNKKPRLSTEEVQPPERAKGPVSLLTMWTNRITVANSRKHQEFVGRVSSINNKFELYQQLKDENGMDVHENGKASR, from the exons ATGG ATCAGTACACACTGCAGATTTGCAAAAGGAAGATGTTCTCAGTGTCTCACAAGACGGTCTTTGTGGTGGACCACTGTCCCTACATGGCAGAGTCAAGTCGTCAGCAGGTGGAGTGTGATGTGTTGACAAAGAGTCGAGCTCAAGGGGTTATTCCTTTGGCCCCTGTGTCCAAGTCCCTGTGGACCTGCGCTGTGGAGTGCTCCATGGAGTACTGTCGGATCCTCTACGATATTTATCCAAGGGACAAACTG gttaATTACATTGTGAGTGATTCAGAGTTCCACATCTTGAACAGTTGGAAGCAGGAAGACCAGAGCACTCATGAG CTCATGTCAGCTCTGGCAGCTGTTGGGCCACCTAACCCACGTGAGGACCCCGAGTGTTGCAGCATCCTGCATGGTCTGGTTTCTGCAGTGGAGTCGTTATGCAAGATCACAGAGCTGCAACACGAGAGACGCACCACTCTGATGGACACCGCTGAGAGAGTTGCCAATAGGGGTCGTATTATCTGCCTAACCAATGCTAAAAG CGATACTCATGTGCGCATGTTGGAAGACTGCATCCAGGAAACCATTTTAGAACAAAACAAGCTGGCAGCAGGCTCAGACAG GCTGATGGCCATCCAACAGTGTGACCTGGTTCTAGTTCACATCCACCCACAGGGGGAGGACACGCTGGTGTCTGATCGACCGAAGAAAGAG ATCTCCCCTCTGCTCACCAGCGAGGTTCACAGTGTTCGTGCAGGGCGGCACCTGGCCACCAAACTCAACATTCTGGTCCAGCAGCACTTTGACTTGGCCTCCACCACCATAACAAACATCCCCATGAAG CCCACATTAAATGTTTGCGACCAG GAAGAGCAGCATGCCAACACATCAGCCAATTACGATGTTGAGCTCCTGCATCACAAAGACGCTCACCTGGAGTTCTTTAAAAGCG GAGACTTGCATATGGCTGGCACCAGCACTCGAGAAAATGGACTTAAAGAGACGATTACACTGAAATGGTGCACTCCACGAACCAACAGCATAG AACTGCATTACTGTACAGGAGCCTATCGCATCTCCCCCACAGACGTAAACAGTCGCCCCTCGTCATGTTTGACAAACTTTCTCCTTAACG GTCGATCGGTGCTGCTGGAGCAGCCGAGGAAGTCAGGGTCAAAAGTCATCAGCCACATGCTCAGCAGCCACGGAGGCGAGATCTTCCTGCACGTGCTCAACAGCAACCGCTCTACACTTGAGGATCCGCCCTCCATCAGCGAGGGCTGTGGAGGCAGAGTGACAGACTACCGCATCACT gACTTTGGTGAATTTATGAGAGAGAACCGGCTCACTCCTGTTTCAGAATCTTCCCACGATCCCTCGGGGAAGCTGCCAGCTGAGAGGGCCAAAGCTCAGCTGGAACGTCACACTCGATACTGGCCGATGATCATCTCCCAGACCACCATTTTCAACATGCAGGCA GTGGTTCCTTTAGCTAACCTGATAGTGAAAGAGTCTTTGTCGGAGGAAGACGTTCTGACCTGCCAGAAGACGGTTTACAACCTGGTAGACATGGAGAGGAAGAACGACCCTCTCCCTATTTCCACTGTGGGATCCAGAGGCAAAGGCCCCAAGAG AGACGAACAGTATCGTATCATGTGGAACGAGCTGGAAACATTAGTGAAAACTCACGCCGGAGACACTGACAGACACCAGCGGGTACTGGACTGCATCATCGCCTGCCGCAGCAAACCccccgaggaggaggagaggaagaaaagagggaggaagagggaggagagggaagacagGACGGAGAAAAATGGCAGCAAGGAAACGGACGACAAAAGCTGGCAGGACTCGGAGAG ACTAAAGGGTTTGCTGGATAAAGAAGATCAGGAGTCAGAGGTGATCAAGGATTCCCCGGACTCTCCAGAGCCGCCCAACAAGAAGCCGCGCCTGTCCACAGAGGAGGTTCAGCCCCCAGAGAGAGCAAAAG GTCCCGTCTCGCTCCTCACCATGTGGACCAATCGCATCACTGTAGCCAATTCCAGGAAGCACCAAGAGTTTGTTGGAAGAGTGAGCTCCATCAACAACAAGTTTGAGTTGTACCAGCAGCTCAAAGACGAGAATGG GATGGATGTTCATGAAAACGGCAAGGCCTCCAGATGA